A genomic segment from Daphnia pulex isolate KAP4 chromosome 5, ASM2113471v1 encodes:
- the LOC124195038 gene encoding tyrosine-protein phosphatase Lar-like isoform X2: MERSGRRPWLWFFTCLTLVSLFQLMQCAADGSFTSNHTVNFIDFVKYLTHPPEIVERPKDVAVRSGGIAAFYCRARGEPTPQLSWRKNGRKVSPQSPRYLVIPQPSMSVLRIDSAKAGKDDAKYECVAENGVGDAVVASATLSIYPETDLPSGFPRITSWPAQLPVVEKGRTHLLECGASGIPEPSISWIRDMVPVNLSNPRYQQIASDSKSKGSLQITNSEEEDQGKYECVAENSLGIEISNVSTLHVRVRRVPPYFSMPVQSIHEVKPGSSLNITCVAGGSPMPYVKWRKGLEDLEPEHSLPIGRNILVLEDIQESANYTCVASSKLGQVENTTFVRVEELPYAPSNVRISEITATSVHISWHYDGPPSEAVEFVIQYKPKLAAASEHSEVVGLKTNYYTVQGLNPFTEYEFYVVAVSAIGRGLASTATFVTTGETADPTYGGPKPGSAPKNVQVRPLSSTTMVIQWEEPDTPNGQVIGYKVFYTMNPGMPIASWDSQVVDHNPLTTISDLTPHTIYTIRVQAETSVGGGPLSTPVQVKTQHGVPSQPTGLRAIDVSATSVSLEWARPHHTGENVNSYELYWNDTFTKEKHHRPLPVSETYVLNGLQPNTLYYIWLAAKSKRGEGATTPPIPVRTDQYVPTAPPENVRAEPEDSSSVRVMWSPPPVDKQNGHISHYKLYYVEASRPDKEAIEMMLKSPLQDGTEFKLEELKKWTQYRIWLLAGTVVGDGPPSESITVRTQEDVPGDPQKVAVVSVNSTSIRVEWKPPVEKEQYGIIRGYQIHVQEVDAKDAVVGQPLRYDVGAVEEYTIGGLQPDTSYSIQVAALTRKGDGARSAPKKATTPGGVPNRPAVNLKIVKEEPTVSVEVAWSRPTQSYGELKGYRLRYGPKDTSGMPASDNNMIELALDGTQVQHRLIEGLERGLEYEFRVAGRNHIGFGQEAVQVLPTPEGAPSGPPTNITYRFQTPDVVVIRWDVPALEHRNGRVTGYLIQFYKKVDNSVVTERNVSGSMGKAVFTSLEENMDYEFRIYARTNKGSGPFSDRVLFRTERDIVRAPMTVRAMATSFSSVEVWWETVPGRGKVIGYTVFYTMTAVDDLDEWQQKSVPVTGSCELSNLERNSQYAVTVAARTKSGYGRLSDKVTVTVKPEDVPTELRAHSVSTHSMSLSWQQPIRLNPISYKVTFDAVKEFVDSQGITQTQVISPQTSILSQDTLTFSVNELSPFTTYNVNVSAVPPDRSYRPPARITVTTQMAAPLPMVKPDFYGVLNGEEITVILPQASEEYGPISHYLLVVVPEDKRSEHKQPDQFMNSDLIQANSHAGGGGGGGGGGVGGGQQGHGNLKAGTMKPSEERVQPYVAAKFLRRNVPYTFLLGNGEEFEGMLNRKLDKMMRYRVFLRAVVDTPHKHLYTSSPFSDYLALDMREAPAGELPQRPNPNVGNVDSSYVPVPSETEEAGLLWIALATSAVVFVILLVIVAVVCSRKKRRSPKSSDHSSVTKPLMGGVGLADASLSAGGAGAAGASTAVNDPVELRRLNFQTPGMASHPPIIIHDISLHIDALKMNDNLKFSQEYESIETGQQFTWEHSNAEINKPKNRYANVIAYDHSRIILEQVPGVPGSDYINGNFCDGYRKRDAYIATQGPLPESFADFWRMCWEQKTSTIVMMTRLEERARIKCDQYWPSRGSDTYGVVSVMITDVQELATYCVRTFQLHRLGTSEHREIKQLQFTAWPDHGVPDHPAPFLQFLKRVRALNSAEAGPMIVHCSAGVGRTGAFIVIDSMLERLRYENTIDVYGHVTVLRAQRNYMVQTEDQYIFIHDALLEAVTCGDTEIPARSLHAHLQSLMQPCVRGDSGTLSSMTGMQQEFKKLAGIRTHPGRFVSASLPVNKPKNRLVNVLPYESTRVILQPMRGVEGSDYINASFVDGYRYRNAYVATQGPLAETTEDFWRMLWEHNSTIVVMLTKLQEMGQEKCHQYWPSDRSIRYQYVVVEPVTEYNMPQYILREFKMTDARDGQSRTVRQFQFTDWPEEGVPKSGEGFIEFLGQVHKTKEQFGQEGPITVHCSAGVGRTGVFITLSIDLERMQYEGVVDVFQTVRILRTQRPAMVQTEDQYQFCYRSALEYLGSFDHYAGCD, encoded by the exons atgGAGCGGTCTGGCCGGCGACCGTGGCTCTGGTTCTTCACCTGCTTGACGCTCGTCTCCTTGTTCCAATTGATGCAATGCGCTGCCGATG gcTCCTTCACTTCCAATCACACCGTCAACTTCATCGACTTCGTCAAATATTTGACAC atccGCCCGAGATTGTGGAGCGACCGAAAGACGTTGCCGTTCGTTCGGGAGGAATCGCCGCGTTTTACTGCCGGGCCCGAGGAGAACCGACGCCTCAACTCTCATGGCGCAAAAACGGACGCAAG GTTTCCCCGCAATCGCCGCGCTACCTGGTGATCCCGCAGCCGTCCATGTCGGTCCTGCGGATCGACTCGGCCAAGGCGGGCAAGGACGACGCCAAATACGAGTGCGTGGCCGAAAACGGAGTCGGAGACGCCGTCGTCGCATCCGCCACCTTATCCATCTACCCAG AAACGGATTTGCCCTCTGGATTTCCGCGCATCACGTCGTGGCCGGCTCAATTACCCGTCGTGGAAAAGGGGCGGACTCATCTCCTGGAATGCGGAGCTTCCGGCATTCCGGAACCGTCCATCTCTTGGATTCGTGACATGGTGCCCGTCAATCTTTCGAATCCGCGCTACCAGCAAATCGCTTCCGACTCGAAATCCAAAG GTTCGCTGCAAATCACCAACAGCGAAGAAGAGGATCAAGGCAAATACGAATGCGTGGCCGAGAACTCGCTGGGCATTGAAATATCGAACGTGTCGACGCTGCACGTCAGAG TGCGCCGTGTTCCGCCCTACTTTTCGATGCCGGTGCAATCGATCCACGAGGTCAAGCCCGGCTCGTCGCTCAACATCACTTGCGTGGCCGGCGGCTCGCCCATGCCGTACGTCAAGTGGCGCAAAGGCCTGGAGGACCTGGAGCCGGAGCATTCGCTGCCCATTGGCCGCAACATCCTCGTCTTGGAAGACATACAAGAGTCGGCCAATTACACTTGCGTCGCTTCCAGCAAGCTGGGCCAAGTGGAAAACACGACCTTTGTCCGCGTCGAAG AACTGCCGTACGCGCCGTCCAACGTCCGCATTTCCGAGATAACGGCCACTTCGGTGCACATCAGCTGGCACTACGACGGGCCGCCGAGCGAGGCCGTCGAGTTTGTGATCCAGTACAAGCCGAAATTGGCGGCGGCCTCTGAGCATTCGGAAGTGGTCGGCCTCAAGACCAACTACTACACAGTGCAGGGACTCAACCCGTTCACTGAATACGAGTTCTACGTCGTGGCTGTCAGCGCCATCGGCCGTGGTCTGGCCAGCACGGCCACCTTCGTCACCACGGGAGAAACAG CCGATCCCACATACGGAGGACCAA AGCCCGGATCTGCCCCTAAAAACGTGCAAGTGAGACCGTTGAGCTCGACGACGATGGTGATCCAGTGGGAAGAGCCCGACACGCCCAACGGCCAAGTAATT GGCTACAAAGTGTTTTACACGATGAACCCGGGGATGCCGATCGCGTCGTGGGACTCGCAGGTGGTGGACCACAACCCGCTGACGACCATCAGCGACTTGACGCCGCACACGATTTACACGATCCGCGTGCAGGCGGAGACGAGCGTCGGCGGCGGACCGCTGTCGACGCCCGTCCAGGTCAAGACCCAGCACGGCGTGCCCAGCCAACCGACGGGACTGAGGGCCATCGACGTCTCGGCCACTTCGGTCTCGCTCGAATGGGCACGACCTCATCACACGGGCGAAAATGTCAACAGCTACGAACTTTACTGGAACGACACGTTCACCAAA GAGAAACATCATCGGCCTCTGCCCGTCAGTGAAACGTATGTCCTCAACGGCCTCCAACCCAACACGCTCTATTACATTTGGCTGGCGGCCAAATCGAAACGCGGCGAAGGGGCCACCACCCCGCCGATCCCCGTACGAACCGACCAATACG TGCCGACAGCGCCGCCTGAGAATGTGCGGGCCGAGCCGGAGGACAGCAGTTCGGTGCGGGTCATGTGGAGTCCGCCGCCGGTGGACAAGCAGAACGGCCACATTTCCCACTACAAGCTGTATTACGTGGAGGCCAGCCGGCCGGACAAGGAGGCCATTGAGATGATGCTCAAGAGTCCGTTGCAGGACGGGACGGAATTCAAACTGGAGGAGCTCAAGAAATGGACCCAGTACCGCATTTGGCTCCTGGCCGGCACCGTGGTCGGAGACGGCCCTCCGTCCGAGTCCATCACCGTTCGAACCCAAGAAGATG TTCCCGGCGATCCGCAGAAAGTGGCCGTCGTTTCGGTCAACTCGACGTCGATCCGAGTCGAGTGGAAACCGCCCGTCGAAAAGGAACAGTACGGCATCATCCGCGGATACCAAATTCACGTCCAGGAAGTCGACGCAAAG GATGCCGTTGTTGGCCAGCCGTTGCGATACGACGTCGGCGCCGTTGAGGAATACACGATCGGCGGTCTCCAGCCGGACACGTCCTACTCGATCCAGGTGGCCGCACTCACCCGTAAAGGCGACGGGGCTCGTTCAGCTCCCAAGAAAGCGACGACGCCCGGCGGCGTCCCCAACCGCCCGGCCGTCAACCTCAAAATCGTCAAGGAAGAGCCGACCGTCAGCGTCGAAGTGGCCTGGAGCCGGCCCACTCAGTCGTATGGCGAACTGAAAGGCTACCGGCTGCGTTACGGACCCAAGGACACGTCGGGCATGCCGGCCAGCGACAACAACATGATCGAGCTGGCCCTGGACGGAACGCAAGTCCAGCACCGACTCATTGAAGGCCTCGAGCGCGGATTGGAGTACGAATTCCGGGTAGCCGGACGCAATCACATCGGCTTCGGCCAGGAAGCCGTCCAGGTTCTGCCGACGCCGGAAGGGGCCCCGTCGGGTCCGCCAACCAACATCACGTACCGTTTCCAGACGCCCGACGTGGTGGTCATCCGCTGGGACGTCCCGGCCCTGGAGCACCGCAACGGCCGAGTGACGGGCTACCTGATTCAATTCTACAAGAAGGTGGACAACAGCGTCGTGACGGAGCGCAACGTGTCGGGCTCGATGGGCAAGGCCGTCTTCACTTCACTGGAGGAGAACATGGACTACGAATTTCGCATCTACGCCAGGACCAACAAAGGATCGGGTCCGTTCAGCGACCGCGTCCTCTTCCGGACGGAGCGGGACATTGTCCGGGCGCCCATGACGGTCCGCGCCATGGCCACTTCCTTCTCTTCTGTCGAGGTGTGGTGGGAGACGGTGCCCGGCCGGGGCAAGGTCATCGGCTACACGGTCTTCTACACAATGACGGCCGTCGACGACCTGGACGAGTGGCAGCAGAAATCGGTGCCGGTGACGGGCTCGTGCGAGCTGTCCAACCTGGAGCGCAATTCCCAGTACGCGGTGACGGTGGCGGCCCGGACCAAGTCGGGCTACGGCCGTCTGTCGGACAAGGTGACGGTGACGGTCAAGCCGGAAGACGTTCCGACGGAGCTGCGTGCCCACTCTGTCAGCACCCACTCGATGTCGCTGTCGTGGCAGCAGCCGATCCGGCTCAACCCCATCAGCTACAAGGTGACGTTCGACGCCGTCAAGGAGTTTGTCGACTCGCAGGGCATCACTCAGACGCAGGTCATCAGTCCGCAGACGTCGATCCTATCGCAGGACACGCTGACCTTTTCCGTCAACGAGCTCTCGCCCTTCACCACCTACAACGTCAACGTCAGCGCCGTGCCGCCCGACCGCTCCTACCGGCCGCCGGCCCGCATCACCGTCACCACTCAGATGGCGGCCCCGCTGCCCATGGTCAAGCCGGACTTTTACGGCGTCCTCAACGGCGAGGAGATCACGGTCATCCTGCCGCAGGCCTCGGAGGAGTACGGACCCATCAGCCACTACCTGCTGGTCGTCGTGCCGGAAGACAAGCGCAGCGAGCACAAGCAGCCGGACCAGTTTATGAACAGCGATTTGATCCAGGCCAACAGTCACGCCGGAggtggaggtggtggcggtggtggaggCGTCGGTGGGGGACAGCAGGGTCACGGCAATCTCAAGGCCGGCACGATGAAACCGTCGGAGGAGCGGGTGCAGCCCTACGTGGCGGCCAAGTTCCTGCGCCGCAACGTGCCCTACACTTTCCTGCTGGGCAACGGCGAGGAGTTTGAGGGCATGCTCAACCGCAAACTGGACAAGATGATGCGCTACCGGGTCTTCCTCCGGGCCGTCGTCGACACGCCCCACAAGCACCTCTACACGTCGAGTCCGTTCTCCGACTACCTGGCGCTGGACATGCGCGAAGCGCCCGCCGGCGAACTGCCGCAGCGGCCCAACCCCAACGTGGGCAACGTGGACTCGTCGTACGTGCCCGTCCCGTCCGAGACGGAGGAAGCCGGCCTCCTGTGGATCGCCCTGGCCACTTCGGCCGTCGTCTTCGTCATCCTGCTGGTCATCGTGGCCGTCGTCTGCTCGCGCAAGAAGCGCCGCTCTCCCAAATCGTCTGACCACTCGTCCGTCACCAAGCCGCTGATGGGCGGCGTCGGTCTGGCCGACGCCTCCCTGTCGGCCGGCGGGGCCGGAGCCGCCGGAGCCTCAACGGCCGTCAACGACCCGGTGGAACTGCGTCGGCTCAACTTCCAGACGCCGGGCATGGCCTCCCACCCGCCCATCATCATCCACGACATTTCGCTGCACATCGACGCGCTGAAGATGAACGACAATCTCAAGTTCTCGCAGGAGTACGAGTCGATCGAGACGGGCCAGCAGTTCACGTGGGAGCACTCGAACGCCGAGATCAACAAGCCCAAGAACCGCTACGCCAACGTCATCGCCTACGACCACTCGCGCATCATTTTGGAGCAGGTGCCGGGCGTGCCCGGCAGCGACTACATCAACGGCAACTTTTGCGACGGCTACCGCAAGAGGGACGCGTACATCGCGACCCAGGGGCCGCTGCCCGAGTCGTTCGCCGACTTTTGGCGCATGTGCTGGGAGCAGAAGACGTCGACCATCGTCATGATGACGCGGCTGGAGGAGCGGGCCCGCATCAAGTGCGACCAGTACTGGCCCAGCCGCGGCTCGGACACATACGGCGTCGTCAGCGTCATGATCACGGACGTCCAGGAGCTGGCCACCTACTGCGTCCGCACCTTCCAGCTCCACCGGCTGGGCACCAGCGAACACCGCGAGATCAAGCAGCTCCAGTTCACGGCCTGGCCGGATCACGGCGTGCCCGACCACCCGGCCCCTTTCCTCCAGTTCCTCAAGCGAGTCAGGGCCCTTAATTCGGCCGAGGCCGGCCCCATGATCGTCCACTGCAGCGCCGGCGTCGGCCGGACGGGCGCCTTCATCGTCATCGACTCGATGCTGGAGCGTCTGCGCTACGAGAACACGATCGACGTCTACGGCCACGTGACGGTCCTCCGTGCCCAGCGCAACTACATGGTCCAGACGGAGGACCAGTACATCTTCATCCACGACGCCCTGCTGGAGGCGGTCACGTGCGGCGACACGGAGATCCCGGCCCGCTCGCTCCACGCCCACCTGCAGAGTCTGATGCAGCCGTGCGTGCGCGGCGACTCTGGCACCCTGTCCAGCATGACGGGCATGCAGCAGGAGTTCAAGAAGCTGGCCGGCATCCGGACGCATCCGGGCCGCTTTGTCAGCGCCAGCCTGCCCGTCAACAAGCCCAAGAACCGGCTGGTCAACGTGTTGCCCTACGAGTCGACGCGGGTGATCCTGCAGCCGATGCGCGGAGTGGAGGGCAGCGACTACATCAACGCCAGCTTCGTCGACGGCTACCGCTACCGCAACGCCTACGTGGCCACCCAGGGGCCGCTGGCCGAGACGACCGAGGACTTTTGGCGCATGTTGTGGGAGCACAACTCGACCATCGTCGTCATGCTGACCAAACTGCAGGAGATGGGCCAGGAGAAGTGCCACCAGTACTGGCCGTCGGACCGATCCATCCGCTACCAGTACGTCGTGGTGGAGCCCGTCACCGAGTACAACATGCCGCAGTACATCCTGCGCGAGTTCAAGATGACGGACGCCAGGGACGGACAGTCGAGGACGGTGCGCCAGTTCCAGTTCACCGACTGGCCGGAGGAGGGCGTGCCCAAGTCGGGCGAGGGCTTCATCGAATTCCTGGGCCAGGTCCACAAGACCAAGGAGCAGTTTGGCCAGGAGGGACCCATCACGGTCCACTGCAGCGCCGGCGTCGGCCGCACCGGCGTCTTCATCACGCTCAGCATCGACTTGGAGCGGATGCAGTACGAAGGCGTCGTCGACGTCTTCCAGACGGTCCGCATCTTGCGCACCCAGAGGCCGGCCATGGTCCAGACGGAG GATCAGTACCAGTTCTGCTACCGGTCGGCGCTGGAATATCTGGGCTCGTTCGACCACTACGCCGGATGCGACTGA